TAGTTTAAATAAATTATGTAAGCGTTAACATAAAGGGAGTTGAAAATTATGGATATTCTATGGTGGCAAATTTTACTTTTAACAATTTATGCAGGTGTCCAAATCCTAGATAACTTATCATTTGGATTTTTAGCACAACCTGTTATGGCCGGCCTTATCAGTGGTCTCGTTATGGGTGATGTCACTACAGGCCTTATCATCGGGGGCGGTATGCAATTAACCATCCTCGGTGTAGGGACATTCGGTGGTGCGTCTCATATCGACGCCAACTCAGGGACTGTTTTATCTGTTGCCTTTTCGGTAGCGATTGGGATGAACCCAGAACAAGCCCTAGCAACATTAGGTGTACCAGTAGCGAGCTTAATGATTCAAACAGACATCTTAGCACGTTTCACAAACACATTCTTTGCGCATCGTATTGATAGCAAAATTGAAAAAATGGACTACAGAGGCATTGAGCGTAACTACTTATATGGTGCCATTCCTTGGTCGTTATCACGTGCGGTTCCTGTATTCTTAGCTTTAACTTTCGGTAGCAATATCGTTAAACCGGTCGTGAATTACTTGAACACAGACTTAAAATGGTTAGGTGATGGCTTAACATTGGCAGGTGCTCTTTTACCAGCTGTTGGTTTCGCAATCTTATTAAAATACTTACCATTAAAACGTCATTACCCATACTTTATTCTTGGTTTCGTCATTACTGCATTATTCGTTACGATTTTTGGTGGTTTAACAACATTAGGGACTTCAGTTGCTGGGTTAGACAAAAACTTTACAGCTGCAATGGGTCCACTTCCAATGCTTGCAGTTGCTTTAATCGGTTTCAGTTTAGCAGCAATGGCTTACCAACGTAGCACGCAAACAGCACCAAGATATGCGGGTCAACAACGTCAACAGTCAAATGTAGATGATGAGGGGGAAATAGAAGATGACGAACTCTAAAACAAAAAATTCAAAAGAACCTTTAGCATTAAACAATCCGTTTGAAGATCCAACATTAACAGGAAGACCCCCTAAAGAGCCGTATAAACTCACGAAGAAAGACTTTCGTCAAATCAACTTGCGGAGTTTATTCTTCTTCCAATGGGGCTGGAACTACGAACGTATGCAAGGCTCTGGGTACTTATTTACAATTTTACCGCAATTGCGCAAAATGTATGGCGATAACTCACCTGAATTAAAAGAAATGATGCGTACACATGCGCAATTCTTCAATACAAGTAACTACTTTAATACGATTGTGACAGGTATCGATATCGCAATGGAAGAAAATGAAGGACTTAAAGCAAAAGAATCTGTGAAAGGGATTAAAGTTGGTTTGATGGGACCATTCGCGGCAGTTGGGGATGCCATTTTCGGTTCATTAATTCCAACGATCTTCGGTGCCATCGCAGCTAACATGGCCGCAGACGGTAACCCATTTGGTATTTTACTTTGGTTCTTCGCAGTCTTATTCATTATCGGCTTCAGATGGAAACAATTACCATTCGCTTATAAAGAAGGGATTTC
Above is a genomic segment from Staphylococcus delphini containing:
- a CDS encoding PTS system mannose/fructose/sorbose family transporter subunit IID produces the protein MTNSKTKNSKEPLALNNPFEDPTLTGRPPKEPYKLTKKDFRQINLRSLFFFQWGWNYERMQGSGYLFTILPQLRKMYGDNSPELKEMMRTHAQFFNTSNYFNTIVTGIDIAMEENEGLKAKESVKGIKVGLMGPFAAVGDAIFGSLIPTIFGAIAANMAADGNPFGILLWFFAVLFIIGFRWKQLPFAYKEGISLVTTMQHRLESLTNAATLMGVFMVGALVATMIRVKFAFAPTLGDVTINFSKNADMILPRLVPLAVVFAVYWLLGRKNMNSTRAIFIVIIVAILFSSLGILQKL
- a CDS encoding PTS mannose/fructose/sorbose/N-acetylgalactosamine transporter subunit IIC, with amino-acid sequence MDILWWQILLLTIYAGVQILDNLSFGFLAQPVMAGLISGLVMGDVTTGLIIGGGMQLTILGVGTFGGASHIDANSGTVLSVAFSVAIGMNPEQALATLGVPVASLMIQTDILARFTNTFFAHRIDSKIEKMDYRGIERNYLYGAIPWSLSRAVPVFLALTFGSNIVKPVVNYLNTDLKWLGDGLTLAGALLPAVGFAILLKYLPLKRHYPYFILGFVITALFVTIFGGLTTLGTSVAGLDKNFTAAMGPLPMLAVALIGFSLAAMAYQRSTQTAPRYAGQQRQQSNVDDEGEIEDDEL